The Thermodesulfobacteriota bacterium genomic sequence CTTCTGCCATATAAAACTTACTGTCTGAGGGTGTTACCTGTTTTTTGGCCAGTTTTGTAGATTTACTGTGCATAATTTATTCTCATAATCAAAATCACGTAAATTTTACTTGTCTGAGTTTGTGTGCCGTTACCAGATCAATTAATTGTGATACGGTTTCACAAAATATCCATCCTGTGCGAGACAACCCCTAATAGCAAGGCGCTTGCCATTAAAACGGGCAAACAGCTGTTTGGCTCAATCAGTATCTAAAAAAAACAGCCATTTTTTATATTGATACAACAAGATCTGATGGTATAATTTTTTTCAATCATATTTGAAATGAATAGGCTATGACTGCTTATCATACTCATAATAAAAGTTTTTATAAAAAACGCACGGACATTCTGATTTGTTTTTTTCTTGTTTTAATAACATTTTGCGTCTACTCACAATTAAAAGATCATTCATTTATTACATATGATGACGATTTGTATGTTACAAAGAATTTCCATGTTCAAAACGGTTTGACAGGAGAAAGCATAGCTTGGGCGTTTAGTTTTAACGATGTTTTTTACTGGCATCCACTAACATGGCTTTCTCACATGCTGGATTGCCAGTTATACGGACTAAATGCCGGTATGCACCATTTGACAAATCTGATTCTTCATATCATAAACTGCCTGTTATTGTTTTTTGTTTTTAAACAGGTGACAGGTGCCATCTGGCGTAGCGCATTCGTAGCAGCATTATTTGCATTACATCCCATTAATGTTGAATCAGTTGCATGGGTTGCCGAGAGGAAGAATGTTTTAAGCACATTTTTTTGGTTGCTCACCATGCTGGCTTACGTGTATTATGTTAGACGCCCTTCTATTTATAGATATCTGCTAGTATTTGTTTTCTTTATTTTAGGCCTCCTATCCAAACCAATGCTTGCAACGCTACCTTTTGTGCTTCTTTTAATCGATTACTGGCCCCTTGAACGTGTAAAATTTGGAAAAATATGTTTTAATAAGGATGGAAAGATTGGCAAGTTTATATTTTCAGTCCAAAAAGAAAGTCCTCCTTCTTCTTTAGTACTTGAGAAAATTCCGCTTATTTTTCTTTCATCTGTTTCGATTTTAGTGACTTCTGTATCGGTTCACCGTTTTGGTATTATATTGTCCATAGATTCTAAAACTATGGTTCTTCGTATCGAAAATGCACTGGTTTCTTACATTAAGTACATTAAAAATGCATTCTGGCCAAATGATTTAACGTTTATCTATCCATATCCTGACATGATACCTGTGTGGCAGAGTGTAGGCGCAGGTTTGCTACTTTTTTTAATAACTGCTGTATCGGTTTGGAAAATAAAGACGAAACCTTATTTTTTTGTGGGTTGGCTCTGGTATTTTGTAAGCTTGATACCGGTTATTGGTCTGGTTCAGGCGGGTTTTTGGCCAGCTATGGCTGACCGCTGGGCATATATTCCTACTATCGGAATATTCATTATTTTGGTCTGGAGTGTGGTTGATCTAATAAAAGAATGGCATTATAAAGAAATTGTGTTAGTTGCAGCAGCAGGATTGGCCCTGTTATGTTTAATGATAACTTCATCGCAACAAATTCAATATTGGAAGAATAGTGTGACAATTTATAAGCAGGCCATTGATGCAACTGAAAGAAACTATCTTGCCCACAACAACTTGGGGAATGTTTATTATAGAGAAGGAAAGACAGCTAAAGCCGTCTATCACTATAATGAGGCCTTGCGGATAAATCCCGGTTATCCGTTTGCACATAATAATCTAGGAGCAGCTATGATTCGTGATGGAAAAATTGAAAGAGCTATATTTCATTTCCAGGAAGCCTTAAGAATTAAGCCTGATTATATTGAAGCGAATAACAACCTTAGAAAAACTCTGAAGTATAAAAATAATAAGTTAAAAAACCAATGAGTAAATTTATCTATCAGAATCTGCAGTCTTTTAAATTAAAAAGATAAACATAAATAATTTTGACAGTCTTGCAAGAATCGAAGCACTGTCTTTTTTATCATTCCGCCAAAAGCCGGATTCTTATAAATTTAAAAATTACTAAGCGCATGGACACCGGCTTTTGCTGGAGTGACGGTTTTGTGTGAATTCATCAATTTTAGCTGGATGTAAAAATGATAGAAGAGAAATACATAGATCAAACCGAACAAAACTATCGTAACAAGAGAATCAGCCATTGGAATCGAGTATCACCGAATAAGGAAAATAATAGACGTGCCGATGCTTATTACCATGAACTACTCATGCATTATTGCAAATTCCTGATCCCCCAAGGATCGAGGATACTGGAACTCGGATGTGGCCATGGAGATCTAATTGCTTCTACAAACCCTTCTATGGGCGTTGGGGTTGATTTTGCTGGTGATATGATAAGTTACGCTTCGGTAAAACATCCAAATTTATATTTCGTTCGGGCAGATGGACATGAAATAGTATTTAAAGAAAAATTCGATTTTATAATTCTTTCTGATCTTGTAAATGATTTATGGGATGTCCAGGCGCTATTAGAGAACCTTAAAAGAATTTGCCATTCAAGAACACGCTTGGTTATAAATTTTTATAACAATCTATGGCGCATACCCTTATCAATAGTAAAGTTATTAGGTTTGGGCGCCGACTTTATGGAGCAAAACTGGTTTTCACCTAACGATGTGTTTAACATGCTGGAATTGACAGACTTTGAAGTCGTTAAATATAGTTCTCACATTCTATCTCCTTTGCCGGTTCCAATACTGTCAAAGTTGGCCAATAAATATTTAGTGAATATAATACCGTTTAACTGGCTAGCTCTAACTAATTTCGTAATCGCAAGGCCAGTTGAAATCGAAAAGCAGAATCGAAAAAAAAAGAAAGCTTCTGTTTCCATAATAATTCCAGCAAGGAACGAAGCTGGAAATATTAAAAATATTGTTAGGCGGGTACCTTCATTTGGAAAAGATACAGAACTTGTGTTTGTTGAGGGGAATTCAACAGATAATACTTATATAGTTATACAAAATGTAATTAAGCAATTTTCTGAGAAAAATTGCAAACTTTTAAGGCAAAAAGGAGAGGGGAAAGGCGATGCTGTCAGGCTTGGTTTTGAAAAGGCCAAAGGAGATATCTTGATGATTCTTGATGCGGATATGACTGTTCCACCTGAAGACTTGAACCGTTTTTATGAGGCGCTTGTTTCAGGAAAAGGGGAATTTATAAATGGAGTTCGTCTTGTTTATCCTCTGCAAGATCAATCAATGCGTTTTTTAAATATCGTTGGGAACAAGTTCTTTAGCCTCGCTTTTTCATGGTTGCTTGGACAACCTGTAAAAGATACTCTCTGTGGAACCAAGGTTTTATGGAGGCAGGATTATAGATCGATAGAAAGTAATCGCGACTATTTCGGAAATTTCGACCCTTTTGGTGATTTCGATCTGCTTTTTGGGGCGTCAAAGCTTAATTTAAAAATTGTCGAGATGCCGATTCGTTATAGATCTCGCACTTATGGCGAAACAAATATCGATCGATGGCGGCATGGATGGTTGTTACTAAAAATGGTAGTATTTGCTGCAAAACGCTTGAAATTTATCTGACTACCTGATCGAAAATTATAAGATATCGATATGATATACCGATTTCATGCTACATTTCTACATCGAATACCACTGACACGAGTAAAATTGTTTGTTGCGAAAATATTGTATCGCGTTCTTAAAGTATTTTTTTTAGCTGACAAACAGCTTATTCAGCGCAAAGGAATTTCCTATGAAGTCGATTTGACGGAAGGCATAGACTTGTCTTTATTTTTATTTGGAAGCTATCAGAGTAACATTTTAAAAAATAAATACTTATCCTTGCCTTCCAACGCTGTTGTTTTCGATATCGGGGCAAATATTGGAAGCATGACTTTATCACTTGCACATATTGTTACTAATGGCCTTATATACGCGTTTGAACCCACAGATTATGCTTTTAATAAGTTAATGCGAAATATTAATCTTAATCCAGAACTTGCAAGTCGAATTACCCCTTTTCAATTATTTCTATCTGACAAATCACAGAAAAATCATAAAATTAAAGCATACTCGAGCTGGAAGATTAAAGGAACAACCTCGAACACACATCCTGTTCATGGAGGCAATATCAAGCCGGCTGAGTCAATTCAAGCAATTACGGTAGATGATTTTTGTGCTAAGAATAGAATTAATAGGCTGGATTTAATAAAAATCGACACGGATGGGCATGAAATTCAAGTTCTGGCAGGTGCCAGTAAAACAATTAGGAAATACAAACCATATGTCATATTTGAAATAGGGCAATATATTATTGAAGAATACAATATTTCATTTGAACAGTATTTTAATTATTTTCCATCCCTTGTTTATACGTTGTATAACAGTAAAAATGGAAAAAAAATATCACTTCAAAATTTTCATGTGCAGATACCTGAACGTTACACGACAGACATTATCGCTGTTCCTTTAAAACGAATTACACCGTCTGAAACAATTTAAATTAAAGAATGCCCATTAAATTGATAAAATTATTCATCAAACATCCGCTTGTTCAAAATTTGGATATAGATTCCCCTGAAGCTGCTGTAATACATTCAAATATTATCAAAGAAAAAGGATTTTTAAGAAAAATTTATGAGAAATGGTATGATTCAATCTCGAAATCTCTGCCTTCAAATATAACCGGACCTGTTCTTGAAATTGGTTCCGGGGGCGGTTTTCTTAAGGAATTTATTCCAGGTTTATTATCTTCAGAGATGTTTCTGATTCCAGGTATAGAAGTTGCGCTTGATGGAGAGAAACTTCCATTTAAAAATGCCTCTTTGGGTGGGATTGTGATGATTGATGTTTTTCATCATATTCCTTGTGTAAAATCATTTCTTACCGAAGCCACTCGTTGCGTAATGTCCGGCGGAGTTATAGTCATGATTGAACCATGGTACACCCCGTGGTCACGATTTGTTTATAACTATTTACATCATGAAACATTTGATTCAAATTCAAAAGATTGGGATTTCCAAAAAGGTGGACCATTATCCCGGTCAAACTCGGCTTTACCTTGGATAGTTTTTAAACGTGATCAGGAAAAGTTTAAACGAAAATTTCCTGAATGGGAAATACAGGAAATAGAGTTGCACTCGCCATTTAGTTATCTCTTGTCCGGCGGTGTGTCAATTCGAAGTTTAGTGCCTGGCTGCTTATTCGAAATTTGTCAACGAATTGAAGACCTGCTTCAGCCTTGGAAGCAAAAGTTAGCAATGTTTGCTAAAATTGTTCTTATCCAAAAAAAGAATAATAGAATTTAAAAAAATCTGCAAAAAATTTCTGTTTGAATTAAAAACAAAACCGAATCATGGACATTCAATTGGAAAATAATAAATATTCTTATTTTGGTATTCACCTTGAGGTATTGCTTAGCCTGTTTCTTGTGATTGCTACAATAGCTGTATATTGGCAAATCACCGGGCATGATTTCATTAACTTTGACGATGATATATATGTTTTTAATAACTTAGCTGTCAGGGCTGGATTGACTTATGAAAGCATCAAATGGGCTTTTACCTTCACAGACATTGCTTATTGGCATCCATTAACCTGGATTTCCCATATGCTGGACTGCCAATTATTCGGGTTAAATCCCGGCATGCATCATATGACCAATTTGATTTTTCACATTTTTAATAGTCTGCTATTATTTTTTATCTTCAAGCAAATGACCGGTGCATTGTGGCAAAGTGCCTGTGTTGCAGCGCTTTTTGCATTGCATCCCATTAATGTGGAATCAGTTGCGTGGATAGCGGAAAGAAAAAATGTTTTAAGTACCTTTTTCTGGATGTTGACCATGTTAGCATATGTCCATTATTCAAGGCTGCAGGGGATATGGAGATATTTGCTGACATTCTTTATGTTTTTACTTGGCCTTATGTGTAAGCCGATACTTGTAACCTTACCATTTGTACTCCTTTTGCTCGACTATTGGCCACTTGGGCGTCTACGATTAAAAATTGATATGATTGATAGTAATAGTGTAAAGGCTGAATCAAAAAAGTATGGTTTTAAAGAATTCCCATTTTTTATATTGGTTTTAGAAAAAGTCCCCTTTTTTATTCTTTCAGCAGTTTCGATTTATATGTCTGTCTTATCAGTTAAACAACATGGGATCATAGCGTCTACCGATTTAACACCGATCACGCTTCGCATTGCTAATGCGTTGGTTTCATATCTGGTTTATTTAGGAAAGATGCTCTTACCGCTAAATCTGGCTGTTTTTTACCCCTATCCTTATCAGATACCAATTTTTTTATCTGCGGGAGCTGGATTGGCACTACTGAGCATATCTTTTCTGGTTATTTGGGCTTTTAGGAAGAAACCATATATGGGAACCGGATGGTTTTGGTATATTGGGGTCCTATTACCCAACACTGGATTAATTCAAGCAGGCCTTTGGCCGGCCATGGCGGATCGATGGACATACTTACCGTTTATAGGAATCTTCATTATTATCGTGTGGGGTGTTGCAGATCTTAAAGTGAGGTGGGACTTAAAAAAATCACATATTATAACAGCAGCGATAGCAATTTTTTTAATTCTTATGGTCAGATCCTATTCACAGGGGCGATACTGGGCCAACAGTATTACACTATTTGAACATAATCTTATTACGACTTCCAATAACTATGTTGCACATAATAATCTTGGTCTTGCTCTAAAAGAAAAAGGGATGATTAATGAAGCAGCAGAACACTATTTAAAGGCAATACAAATTAATTCTAAATTTGAGTTGGCTTATCTAAACCTAGGAGTTATTTTTGCTGGCGTTGGAGATCATGAAAAAGCGGTTGGTTTTTATAAAGAAGCGTTACGCATAAAACCAGATTTTATTGCAGCCCATATCAATATGGGTAATACCCACTTAAGACAAGGGCGCATAGATGATGCTATTGGTAATTATTCTGAAGCACTACGTTTTAAACCAGATTCTGAAGAAGCTTACAACGGTTTGGGTGCTGCGATGGTTCGGATTGGTAAGCTTACAAAAGCCATTGATTATTTTAAAAAGGCATTGTTACTAAAACCTAACCATGAAGGTGCCAAAAGGAATCTTAAAAATACATTAGCAACCTTAGAGAGAAACAAATAAAAATTTGGAATAATAAAGAAATAAGGATTGACGATATTGTAAAAAGGTAAAATGTTGTCGATAAAAAAGGATTGTTTGAAAATACCTGACAATCCAGAGTGTTGAGCCGCCATGAGAAAGAAAAAGGAAA encodes the following:
- a CDS encoding tetratricopeptide repeat protein encodes the protein MENNKYSYFGIHLEVLLSLFLVIATIAVYWQITGHDFINFDDDIYVFNNLAVRAGLTYESIKWAFTFTDIAYWHPLTWISHMLDCQLFGLNPGMHHMTNLIFHIFNSLLLFFIFKQMTGALWQSACVAALFALHPINVESVAWIAERKNVLSTFFWMLTMLAYVHYSRLQGIWRYLLTFFMFLLGLMCKPILVTLPFVLLLLDYWPLGRLRLKIDMIDSNSVKAESKKYGFKEFPFFILVLEKVPFFILSAVSIYMSVLSVKQHGIIASTDLTPITLRIANALVSYLVYLGKMLLPLNLAVFYPYPYQIPIFLSAGAGLALLSISFLVIWAFRKKPYMGTGWFWYIGVLLPNTGLIQAGLWPAMADRWTYLPFIGIFIIIVWGVADLKVRWDLKKSHIITAAIAIFLILMVRSYSQGRYWANSITLFEHNLITTSNNYVAHNNLGLALKEKGMINEAAEHYLKAIQINSKFELAYLNLGVIFAGVGDHEKAVGFYKEALRIKPDFIAAHINMGNTHLRQGRIDDAIGNYSEALRFKPDSEEAYNGLGAAMVRIGKLTKAIDYFKKALLLKPNHEGAKRNLKNTLATLERNK
- a CDS encoding FkbM family methyltransferase; amino-acid sequence: MFVAKILYRVLKVFFLADKQLIQRKGISYEVDLTEGIDLSLFLFGSYQSNILKNKYLSLPSNAVVFDIGANIGSMTLSLAHIVTNGLIYAFEPTDYAFNKLMRNINLNPELASRITPFQLFLSDKSQKNHKIKAYSSWKIKGTTSNTHPVHGGNIKPAESIQAITVDDFCAKNRINRLDLIKIDTDGHEIQVLAGASKTIRKYKPYVIFEIGQYIIEEYNISFEQYFNYFPSLVYTLYNSKNGKKISLQNFHVQIPERYTTDIIAVPLKRITPSETI
- a CDS encoding glycosyltransferase; protein product: MIEEKYIDQTEQNYRNKRISHWNRVSPNKENNRRADAYYHELLMHYCKFLIPQGSRILELGCGHGDLIASTNPSMGVGVDFAGDMISYASVKHPNLYFVRADGHEIVFKEKFDFIILSDLVNDLWDVQALLENLKRICHSRTRLVINFYNNLWRIPLSIVKLLGLGADFMEQNWFSPNDVFNMLELTDFEVVKYSSHILSPLPVPILSKLANKYLVNIIPFNWLALTNFVIARPVEIEKQNRKKKKASVSIIIPARNEAGNIKNIVRRVPSFGKDTELVFVEGNSTDNTYIVIQNVIKQFSEKNCKLLRQKGEGKGDAVRLGFEKAKGDILMILDADMTVPPEDLNRFYEALVSGKGEFINGVRLVYPLQDQSMRFLNIVGNKFFSLAFSWLLGQPVKDTLCGTKVLWRQDYRSIESNRDYFGNFDPFGDFDLLFGASKLNLKIVEMPIRYRSRTYGETNIDRWRHGWLLLKMVVFAAKRLKFI
- a CDS encoding tetratricopeptide repeat protein; translation: MTAYHTHNKSFYKKRTDILICFFLVLITFCVYSQLKDHSFITYDDDLYVTKNFHVQNGLTGESIAWAFSFNDVFYWHPLTWLSHMLDCQLYGLNAGMHHLTNLILHIINCLLLFFVFKQVTGAIWRSAFVAALFALHPINVESVAWVAERKNVLSTFFWLLTMLAYVYYVRRPSIYRYLLVFVFFILGLLSKPMLATLPFVLLLIDYWPLERVKFGKICFNKDGKIGKFIFSVQKESPPSSLVLEKIPLIFLSSVSILVTSVSVHRFGIILSIDSKTMVLRIENALVSYIKYIKNAFWPNDLTFIYPYPDMIPVWQSVGAGLLLFLITAVSVWKIKTKPYFFVGWLWYFVSLIPVIGLVQAGFWPAMADRWAYIPTIGIFIILVWSVVDLIKEWHYKEIVLVAAAGLALLCLMITSSQQIQYWKNSVTIYKQAIDATERNYLAHNNLGNVYYREGKTAKAVYHYNEALRINPGYPFAHNNLGAAMIRDGKIERAIFHFQEALRIKPDYIEANNNLRKTLKYKNNKLKNQ
- a CDS encoding methyltransferase domain-containing protein; protein product: MIKLFIKHPLVQNLDIDSPEAAVIHSNIIKEKGFLRKIYEKWYDSISKSLPSNITGPVLEIGSGGGFLKEFIPGLLSSEMFLIPGIEVALDGEKLPFKNASLGGIVMIDVFHHIPCVKSFLTEATRCVMSGGVIVMIEPWYTPWSRFVYNYLHHETFDSNSKDWDFQKGGPLSRSNSALPWIVFKRDQEKFKRKFPEWEIQEIELHSPFSYLLSGGVSIRSLVPGCLFEICQRIEDLLQPWKQKLAMFAKIVLIQKKNNRI